In one Methylobacterium sp. SyP6R genomic region, the following are encoded:
- a CDS encoding acyltransferase family protein produces the protein MTVADGLARPHNAFGAVRLALALLVVVSHAFSVTTGAVLDEPLMHLTGYTLGEHAVNGFFAVSGFLVTMSLMRRGPRDYVVARALRIVPGLVAATLVVALGLGSLMTTSSLPAYWSDPGLWRFIQGTLTTFKSNAALPGVFSDNPFRFPMGTVWTLKYEVLCYLGLLAAGLFGALRQRWLAPLLVAGLFVALSLAGLRAGEMPKGLETSLRLPLIFAAGAALFLHADRARLSWPLAFALLALAALLHGTALYPPALFLAEAYAVLCLGLRPPLRHPALDPRADLSYGTYLYGWPIQQSLHALFPAVSAGWLLPPSLLLTLAVAALSWHFVERPALGWKARLIGRRAAAD, from the coding sequence GTGACGGTCGCCGACGGTCTCGCCCGACCGCACAACGCCTTCGGGGCGGTCCGGCTGGCGCTGGCGCTCCTCGTCGTGGTCTCGCACGCCTTCAGCGTCACCACCGGCGCCGTCCTCGACGAGCCGCTGATGCATCTCACCGGCTACACGCTGGGCGAGCACGCAGTGAACGGCTTCTTCGCCGTCTCCGGCTTCCTCGTCACGATGAGCCTGATGCGCCGCGGCCCGCGCGACTACGTCGTCGCCCGGGCGTTGCGCATCGTCCCCGGGCTGGTGGCGGCGACCCTCGTCGTGGCCCTCGGCCTCGGCAGCCTGATGACCACCTCGAGCCTCCCGGCCTATTGGAGCGATCCGGGCCTGTGGCGGTTCATCCAAGGAACGCTCACCACCTTCAAGAGCAATGCCGCCCTGCCGGGGGTCTTCTCGGACAACCCGTTCCGGTTCCCGATGGGCACGGTCTGGACGCTCAAATACGAGGTCCTGTGCTACCTCGGCCTGCTGGCGGCGGGACTTTTCGGAGCTCTGCGCCAGCGCTGGCTCGCTCCGCTTCTGGTCGCCGGACTCTTCGTGGCCCTTAGCCTCGCCGGCCTGCGGGCTGGCGAGATGCCGAAGGGCCTCGAGACGAGTTTGCGCCTGCCGCTGATCTTCGCCGCCGGCGCCGCGCTCTTCCTCCATGCCGATCGCGCCCGGCTGAGCTGGCCGCTCGCCTTCGCGCTGCTCGCGCTCGCGGCTCTCCTGCACGGCACCGCCCTCTACCCGCCCGCGCTCTTCCTCGCCGAGGCCTATGCCGTCCTCTGCCTCGGCCTCAGACCCCCCCTGCGGCACCCCGCCCTCGATCCGCGGGCCGACCTCTCCTACGGCACCTATCTCTACGGCTGGCCGATCCAGCAGAGCCTGCACGCGCTGTTTCCCGCGGTCTCGGCCGGGTGGCTGCTGCCGCCCTCGCTCCTCCTCACCCTCGCGGTGGCGGCCCTGTCCTGGCACTTCGTCGAGCGGCCGGCGCTCGGCTGGAAGGCGAGGCTGATCGGGCGGCGGGCGGCCGCGGACTGA
- a CDS encoding circularly permuted type 2 ATP-grasp protein: MPLSAFDEMTGTQESGLSPAAVREAYAALKTWLENTPPEHFDTRRSQAELFFRRIGITFAVYGDNESTERLIPFDIIPRVLTKPEWGFLERGLKQRVTALNMFLADIYGPQDCIKAGIIPGDLVFRNPHYRLEMRDFEVPHGKYVHIAGIDIVRTGEDQFFVLEDNARTPSGVSYMLENREVMLRLFPELFSKHRVSPVEAYPDALLATLRSLAPMRAARDPSVVLLTPGRFNSAFYEHSFLADKLGVDLVEASDLFTKDDVVYMRTTEGPRRVDVIYRRIDDDFLDPLVFRPDSVLGVPGLMSAYQSGSVTLANAVGTGIADDKAVYSYMPEIVRFFTGEEPILHNVPTFRCREKEALSYVLANLGDLVVKEVNGSGGYGMLVGPHATKREIEEFGRKLRHAPDGFIAQPTLALSTCPTFVASGVAPRHVDLRPFVLSGADDIRIVPGGLTRVALKEGSLVVNSSQGGGTKDTWVLDG; the protein is encoded by the coding sequence ATGCCGCTCAGCGCGTTCGACGAAATGACGGGAACTCAGGAGAGCGGACTGAGCCCGGCCGCCGTGCGCGAGGCGTACGCGGCGCTTAAAACCTGGCTCGAAAATACTCCGCCCGAGCACTTCGACACGCGGCGCAGCCAGGCGGAATTGTTCTTCCGCCGGATCGGGATCACCTTCGCGGTCTATGGCGACAACGAGTCGACGGAGCGGCTGATCCCGTTCGACATCATCCCGCGGGTGCTGACCAAGCCCGAATGGGGTTTCCTCGAACGCGGCCTGAAGCAGCGCGTCACCGCGCTCAACATGTTCCTGGCCGACATCTACGGCCCGCAGGACTGCATCAAGGCCGGGATCATCCCGGGCGACCTCGTCTTCCGCAACCCGCATTACCGGCTGGAGATGCGGGATTTCGAGGTACCGCACGGCAAGTACGTCCACATCGCCGGCATCGATATCGTGCGCACCGGCGAAGACCAGTTCTTCGTGCTGGAGGACAATGCCCGCACGCCGTCGGGGGTCTCCTACATGCTGGAGAACCGCGAGGTGATGCTGCGGCTCTTCCCCGAACTGTTCTCCAAGCACCGGGTCTCCCCGGTCGAGGCCTATCCGGACGCGCTGCTCGCGACCCTGCGCAGCCTGGCGCCGATGCGCGCCGCCCGCGACCCGAGCGTGGTGCTGCTGACCCCCGGCCGCTTCAACTCGGCCTTCTACGAGCACTCGTTCCTGGCCGACAAGCTCGGCGTCGACCTCGTCGAGGCCTCCGACCTCTTCACCAAGGACGACGTGGTCTACATGCGGACCACCGAGGGGCCGCGGCGCGTCGACGTGATCTACCGGCGCATCGACGACGACTTCCTCGATCCGCTGGTGTTCCGGCCCGATTCGGTCCTCGGCGTGCCCGGCCTGATGAGCGCCTACCAGAGCGGCAGCGTCACGCTCGCGAACGCGGTCGGCACCGGCATCGCCGACGACAAGGCGGTCTACAGCTACATGCCGGAAATCGTGCGCTTCTTCACCGGCGAGGAGCCGATCCTGCACAACGTGCCGACCTTCCGCTGCCGCGAGAAGGAGGCGTTGTCCTACGTGCTCGCCAATCTCGGCGACCTGGTGGTCAAGGAGGTCAACGGCTCGGGCGGCTACGGCATGCTGGTCGGCCCCCACGCCACGAAGCGCGAGATCGAGGAATTCGGCCGCAAGCTGCGCCACGCGCCGGACGGATTCATCGCCCAGCCGACCCTGGCACTCTCGACCTGCCCGACCTTCGTCGCCTCCGGCGTCGCGCCCCGCCACGTCGACCTGCGGCCCTTCGTGCTCTCGGGCGCCGACGACATCCGCATCGTGCCCGGCGGCCTGACCCGGGTCGCCCTCAAGGAGGGCTCGCTCGTGGTCAATTCGAGCCAGGGCGGCGGCACCAAGGATACCTGGGTGCTCGACGGCTGA
- a CDS encoding alpha-E domain-containing protein, translating into MLSRTADNLYWLSRYAERADFVARILDAALRLSALPANYGGGDANEWESALASAGNIDLFRPLYDSVNEHTVRDFLAFSPNNPSSIRSCLQTARENARSVRTALTSEMWEAINEAYLHLRSFEGRDMTREEFARFLDWVKGVSLAFDGSAYRTMLRNDAYWFTRLGVAIERADNTARILDVKYHVLLPETERVGGSLDYFQWTTILREVSALTAYHWVYRESIKPWLVADLLILNREMPRSLANCYEMLVNNLDRIADAYGRRGPSQRLARGMLAKLDDTTVDEIFASGLHEFIEAFIAENNRLGAAIVEQYLG; encoded by the coding sequence ATGCTCTCCCGCACCGCCGACAACCTGTACTGGCTCTCGCGCTACGCCGAGCGCGCCGACTTCGTCGCCCGCATCCTCGACGCCGCCCTGCGCCTCTCCGCCCTGCCGGCCAATTACGGCGGCGGCGACGCGAACGAATGGGAATCGGCCCTGGCCTCGGCCGGCAACATCGATCTCTTTCGGCCGCTCTACGACAGCGTCAACGAGCACACCGTCCGCGACTTCCTGGCCTTCAGCCCCAACAACCCGTCCTCGATCCGCTCCTGCCTCCAGACCGCACGGGAGAATGCCCGCAGCGTGCGCACGGCGCTGACCAGCGAGATGTGGGAGGCGATCAACGAGGCCTACCTGCACCTGCGCAGCTTCGAGGGCCGGGACATGACCCGGGAGGAATTCGCCCGCTTCCTCGACTGGGTGAAGGGCGTGTCGCTGGCCTTCGACGGCTCGGCCTACCGCACGATGCTGCGCAACGACGCCTACTGGTTCACCCGGCTCGGCGTCGCCATCGAGCGGGCGGACAACACCGCCCGCATCCTCGACGTGAAGTACCACGTGCTTCTCCCCGAGACCGAGCGGGTCGGCGGCAGCCTCGACTACTTCCAGTGGACCACGATCCTGCGCGAGGTCTCGGCGCTCACTGCCTATCACTGGGTCTATCGCGAGAGCATCAAGCCCTGGCTGGTCGCCGACCTCTTGATCCTCAACCGCGAGATGCCGCGCTCGCTCGCCAATTGCTACGAGATGCTGGTCAACAACCTCGACCGCATCGCCGACGCCTATGGCCGCCGGGGCCCGAGCCAGCGACTCGCCCGCGGCATGCTCGCCAAGCTCGACGACACCACGGTGGACGAGATCTTCGCCTCCGGCCTGCACGAGTTCATCGAGGCGTTCATCGCCGAGAACAACCGGCTCGGGGCGGCGATCGTCGAGCAGTATCTGGGCTGA
- a CDS encoding transglutaminase family protein, with product MRIRVVHETVYRYDSPARGLIQMLRLTPRDHDGQHVRAWRIEPTVDGRLSRREDGFGNIVHVFSADGLEEAMTIRVTGEVETTETHGVMRGISEWLPDPFYLRESRFAVADEAIRAFADETVGDSADPLDRLHRLLAGVHQAVDYAPGPTGATTTAAEVFALRKGVAPDVAHVFIAAARHLEIPVRYVTGYYWRPDTAEQEAGHAWVEARVPDLGWVGFDPAHGIAVTEAHLRVAIGLDYLDAAPVRGSRTGGGTETMTVRVRVDDAQATQQSEKDRAENKQAETEQAHAQAQQAPAAQSQAQV from the coding sequence ATGCGCATCCGCGTCGTCCACGAGACGGTTTATCGATACGACAGCCCGGCCCGGGGCCTGATCCAGATGCTGCGGCTGACGCCGCGCGACCATGACGGCCAGCACGTGCGCGCCTGGCGCATCGAGCCGACCGTCGACGGCCGCCTGAGCCGGCGCGAGGACGGCTTCGGCAACATCGTCCACGTCTTCAGCGCCGACGGCCTCGAGGAGGCGATGACGATCCGGGTCACCGGCGAGGTCGAGACCACCGAGACCCATGGGGTGATGCGCGGCATCTCCGAGTGGCTGCCGGACCCGTTCTACTTACGCGAATCGCGCTTCGCCGTCGCCGACGAGGCGATCCGGGCCTTCGCCGACGAGACGGTGGGCGACAGCGCCGATCCCCTCGACCGGCTGCACCGGCTGCTCGCCGGCGTCCACCAGGCGGTCGATTACGCCCCCGGCCCGACCGGGGCCACCACCACCGCGGCGGAGGTCTTCGCCCTGCGCAAGGGCGTGGCGCCGGACGTCGCCCACGTCTTCATCGCGGCGGCGCGCCACCTCGAGATCCCGGTGCGCTACGTCACGGGCTATTACTGGCGGCCCGACACCGCGGAGCAGGAGGCCGGCCACGCCTGGGTCGAGGCCCGGGTGCCGGATCTCGGCTGGGTCGGGTTCGATCCCGCCCACGGCATCGCCGTGACGGAAGCCCATCTGCGGGTGGCGATCGGCCTCGATTATCTCGACGCCGCGCCGGTCCGCGGCAGCCGCACCGGCGGCGGCACCGAGACCATGACGGTCCGGGTGCGGGTCGACGATGCCCAGGCCACGCAACAATCCGAGAAGGACCGGGCCGAGAACAAGCAGGCCGAGACGGAGCAGGCTCACGCGCAGGCGCAGCAGGCTCCGGCCGCGCAGAGTCAGGCCCAGGTCTGA
- a CDS encoding peptidase, translating to MTYCVGILVEEGLVMIADTRTNAGLDDISTYRKLHMFTKPGERVLALASAGNLSVTQSVLSLLTEGVEDPDTGKPETIYDAPTMFRAAQLIGRAIRKVRAIERAGFEAAQLRFEVSFLFGGQIGDGPMRLYMIYSAGNFIACSQDAPFLQIGEHKYGKPILDRAVTYKTDIYDALKVGLVSMDSTMRSNLGVGLPIDLTVIRRNTCDTEVLHRIEAGEPYFHDLRERWSAALRAAHRAIPRPPYGPGVK from the coding sequence ATGACCTATTGCGTCGGGATCCTGGTCGAAGAGGGTCTCGTCATGATCGCCGATACCCGCACCAATGCGGGGCTCGACGACATCTCGACCTATCGCAAGCTGCACATGTTCACCAAGCCCGGCGAGCGGGTTCTGGCGTTGGCCTCGGCCGGCAACCTGTCGGTGACGCAGTCGGTGCTCTCGCTCCTGACCGAGGGCGTCGAGGATCCCGATACCGGCAAGCCGGAGACGATCTACGACGCGCCGACGATGTTCCGCGCCGCCCAGCTCATCGGCCGCGCGATCCGGAAAGTCCGGGCGATCGAGCGCGCCGGGTTCGAGGCGGCGCAGCTGCGCTTCGAGGTGTCGTTCCTGTTCGGCGGCCAGATCGGCGACGGGCCGATGCGGCTCTACATGATCTACTCGGCCGGCAACTTCATCGCCTGCAGCCAGGACGCCCCGTTCCTGCAGATCGGCGAGCACAAATACGGCAAGCCGATCCTCGATCGCGCCGTCACCTACAAGACCGACATCTACGACGCGCTCAAGGTCGGCCTCGTGTCGATGGATTCGACCATGCGGTCGAATCTCGGCGTCGGCCTGCCGATCGACCTGACGGTGATCCGCCGCAACACCTGCGACACCGAGGTGCTGCACCGGATCGAGGCCGGCGAGCCGTATTTCCACGACCTGCGCGAACGCTGGTCGGCGGCGCTCCGTGCGGCGCATCGGGCGATCCCGCGACCGCCTTATGGACCGGGGGTGAAGTAG
- a CDS encoding Trm112 family protein, producing MTDSPLSAEATRIDPKLLELLVCPLTKERLEYDSGRQELISRSAKLAYPIRDGIPIMLPEEARPLAD from the coding sequence GTGACCGACTCTCCCCTTTCCGCCGAGGCCACCCGCATCGACCCGAAGCTGCTCGAGCTGCTGGTCTGCCCCCTGACCAAGGAGCGGCTGGAGTATGATTCCGGGCGCCAGGAGCTGATCAGCCGCTCGGCCAAGCTCGCCTACCCGATCCGCGACGGCATCCCGATCATGCTGCCGGAAGAGGCCCGGCCGCTGGCGGATTGA
- a CDS encoding LON peptidase substrate-binding domain-containing protein yields MSMNVAYKGPADCPTVIPVFPLPGALLLPRGQMPLNIFEPRYLAMVDDALRTDRVIGMIQPDSDSGETPLSPKLFRVGCAGRVTQFAETGDGRYLISLTGIARFRIEEEMATTTGYRRCKVTFAPFESDFHARAGEEAVDRAGVLKALRDFVDANDLKVDWAGIEEAPNEALVNALCMMSPFGPREKQAMLEAPDLKTRAEVLIAVTEMELVRGAGGEPTLQ; encoded by the coding sequence ATGAGCATGAACGTCGCCTACAAGGGCCCGGCCGACTGCCCGACCGTGATCCCGGTCTTTCCGCTCCCCGGCGCGCTGCTGCTGCCGCGGGGCCAGATGCCGCTCAACATCTTCGAGCCGCGCTACCTGGCGATGGTGGACGATGCCTTGCGCACCGACCGGGTGATCGGCATGATCCAGCCGGATTCCGATTCCGGCGAAACCCCGCTGTCGCCCAAACTCTTCCGGGTCGGCTGCGCCGGCCGCGTCACCCAGTTCGCCGAGACCGGCGACGGCCGCTACCTGATCTCGCTCACCGGCATCGCCCGGTTCCGGATCGAGGAGGAGATGGCCACCACCACCGGCTATCGCCGCTGCAAGGTCACCTTCGCGCCCTTCGAGAGCGACTTCCATGCGCGGGCCGGCGAGGAGGCGGTGGACCGCGCCGGAGTGCTGAAGGCGCTTCGCGATTTCGTCGACGCCAACGACCTCAAGGTCGACTGGGCCGGGATCGAGGAGGCGCCGAACGAGGCCCTGGTCAACGCGCTCTGCATGATGAGCCCGTTCGGCCCACGCGAGAAGCAGGCGATGCTGGAGGCCCCCGACCTCAAGACCCGGGCCGAGGTTCTGATTGCCGTCACAGAGATGGAGCTGGTGCGCGGAGCGGGCGGCGAGCCGACGCTGCAATAA
- the trxA gene encoding thioredoxin: MLTDTPAAGQTPAGALIKDTTTATFRQDVMQESLQQPVLVDFWAPWCGPCKQLTPIIEKAVKDAGGKVKLVKMNIDEHPQIAGQLGIQSIPAVIAFQRGQPVDGFMGALPEGQVKAFIERLVGPLGPTAVEDLMAEAQAAGEAGDPDAAAEIYAAVLGQEPGHAGAIAALARLLLDRDDIEGARRFLDAAPPEAAKDPAIAAVKAAIELAEQAASLGDLAGFQRRIEADPADYQARFDLALGLNAKGQQQEAVDQLIEIVRRDRTWNDDGARKQLLQLFEAWGPMDPMTIRGRRKLSTLMFS, translated from the coding sequence ATGCTTACCGACACTCCCGCGGCCGGCCAGACTCCTGCGGGCGCCCTGATCAAGGACACCACCACCGCGACCTTCCGCCAGGACGTGATGCAGGAATCCCTGCAGCAGCCGGTCCTGGTCGATTTCTGGGCGCCGTGGTGCGGGCCGTGCAAGCAGCTCACCCCGATCATCGAGAAAGCCGTCAAGGATGCCGGCGGCAAGGTGAAGCTCGTCAAGATGAACATCGACGAGCATCCCCAGATCGCCGGGCAGCTCGGCATCCAGTCGATCCCGGCGGTGATCGCGTTCCAGCGCGGCCAGCCGGTCGACGGCTTCATGGGCGCCCTGCCCGAGGGCCAGGTGAAGGCCTTCATCGAGCGCCTGGTCGGCCCCCTCGGCCCGACCGCGGTCGAGGACCTGATGGCGGAGGCGCAAGCGGCCGGCGAGGCCGGCGACCCGGATGCCGCCGCCGAGATCTACGCCGCCGTGCTCGGCCAGGAGCCGGGCCATGCCGGCGCGATCGCGGCGCTCGCCCGCCTCCTCCTCGACCGCGACGACATCGAGGGTGCCCGCCGCTTCCTCGACGCCGCCCCGCCCGAGGCCGCCAAGGACCCGGCCATCGCGGCCGTGAAGGCGGCGATCGAGCTTGCCGAGCAGGCGGCCTCGCTCGGCGACCTCGCCGGGTTCCAGCGCCGGATCGAGGCGGATCCCGCCGATTACCAGGCCCGGTTCGACCTGGCGCTCGGCCTCAACGCCAAGGGCCAGCAGCAGGAGGCGGTCGACCAGCTGATCGAGATCGTCCGCCGCGATCGGACCTGGAACGACGACGGCGCCCGCAAGCAGCTGCTGCAGCTGTTCGAGGCCTGGGGCCCGATGGACCCGATGACCATCCGCGGCCGGCGCAAGCTCTCGACGCTGATGTTCTCCTGA
- a CDS encoding MFS transporter, with amino-acid sequence MSSTVSPRGLASPAPTAPRPRPFGQNYAFVVIGVIFLCLLAAAGLRASPGVLILPLEQAFGWSRSTTSFAAGLGIFLYGLVGPFAAALMQSFGIRRTLLCALALMATSTALSALMSEPWHLIATWGVLSGLGSGCVAIVLGATVVNRWFAVRRGLFMGLLTASTATGTLIFLPGLAAIAQAGGWQPVVLTVACAIAALIPLVAWLLPERPSDIGLTPYGAAPGTVSEPPRRANPFKAAIDGLVRASRKGDFWLLFGTFFICGLTTNGLVGTHLISFCADQGIPEVRAAGLLALMGVFDLIGTTGSGWLTDRYDPRKLLFVYYGLRGLSLMALPFTDFSFYSLSIFAVFYGLDWIATVPPTVRLANEAFGERDAPIVFGWIAAGHQLGAATAAFGAGLVRASEGRYLEAFLAAGLTAVMAALMSLMIGRMRQAAPATA; translated from the coding sequence ATGAGTTCGACCGTGTCGCCGCGGGGCCTCGCCTCCCCGGCCCCGACTGCACCGAGACCCCGGCCCTTCGGCCAGAACTACGCCTTCGTGGTCATCGGCGTGATCTTCCTGTGCCTGCTCGCGGCGGCGGGCCTGCGCGCCTCGCCGGGCGTGCTGATCCTGCCGCTGGAGCAGGCCTTCGGCTGGAGCCGCTCCACCACCTCCTTTGCCGCCGGCCTCGGCATCTTCCTGTACGGGCTCGTCGGCCCCTTCGCGGCGGCGCTGATGCAGAGCTTCGGCATCCGCCGCACCCTGCTCTGCGCGCTGGCGCTCATGGCGACCTCGACGGCGTTGAGCGCGCTCATGAGCGAGCCCTGGCACCTGATCGCCACCTGGGGCGTGCTGTCGGGCCTCGGCAGCGGCTGCGTCGCCATCGTGCTCGGCGCCACGGTGGTGAACCGCTGGTTCGCCGTGCGCCGCGGCCTGTTCATGGGGCTTTTGACCGCCAGCACCGCCACCGGCACCCTGATCTTCCTGCCGGGCCTGGCGGCGATCGCGCAGGCCGGCGGCTGGCAGCCGGTGGTGCTCACCGTCGCCTGCGCCATCGCGGCCCTGATCCCGCTGGTCGCCTGGCTCCTGCCGGAGCGTCCCTCCGACATCGGCCTCACGCCCTACGGGGCTGCGCCGGGTACCGTCTCCGAGCCGCCGCGGCGCGCCAATCCGTTCAAGGCGGCGATCGACGGGCTGGTGCGGGCGAGCCGCAAAGGCGATTTCTGGCTGCTCTTCGGCACCTTCTTCATCTGCGGGCTCACCACCAACGGGCTGGTGGGCACCCACCTGATCTCGTTCTGCGCCGACCAGGGCATTCCGGAGGTGCGGGCCGCGGGACTCTTGGCGCTGATGGGCGTGTTCGACCTCATCGGCACCACCGGCTCGGGCTGGCTCACCGACCGCTACGACCCGAGGAAGCTGCTCTTCGTCTATTACGGCCTGCGCGGCCTGTCGCTGATGGCCCTGCCCTTCACCGATTTCTCGTTCTACAGCCTGTCGATCTTTGCCGTGTTCTACGGTCTCGACTGGATCGCCACGGTGCCGCCGACGGTGCGGCTCGCCAACGAGGCCTTCGGCGAGCGCGACGCCCCGATCGTGTTCGGCTGGATCGCCGCCGGCCACCAGCTCGGGGCCGCCACCGCCGCCTTCGGCGCCGGCCTGGTGCGGGCCTCCGAGGGGCGCTACCTCGAGGCGTTCCTGGCCGCGGGCCTCACCGCCGTGATGGCCGCCCTGATGTCGCTGATGATCGGCCGGATGCGCCAGGCGGCGCCGGCAACGGCGTGA
- a CDS encoding TetR/AcrR family transcriptional regulator, which produces MAEGHDGSAPVRAGDRIRAAARELFYLRGFRGVGVDEIVARAGVTKPSLYRGFASKDALVVACLEDYDAGLRGRLDEALAAHPDDPGAGLIAFLDGIARRSARPGFRGCGLTNAVIEYPEADHPVHAAACDGKRALHARLAEVAGTLGARAPDTLADALLLLIEGAFACGQIFGAEGPNRSLRQAAEALIAASRAQPASRTAR; this is translated from the coding sequence ATGGCGGAGGGGCATGACGGGAGCGCACCCGTCCGGGCCGGCGACCGGATCCGGGCGGCGGCCCGCGAGCTGTTCTACTTGCGCGGCTTCCGGGGCGTCGGGGTCGACGAGATCGTGGCCCGGGCCGGGGTGACGAAGCCGAGCCTCTATCGCGGCTTCGCCTCGAAGGACGCCCTCGTGGTCGCCTGCCTGGAAGATTACGATGCGGGCCTGCGCGGGCGCCTCGACGAGGCGCTGGCGGCCCATCCGGACGACCCGGGGGCGGGCCTCATCGCCTTCCTCGACGGGATCGCCCGGCGCAGCGCCCGGCCGGGCTTTCGCGGTTGCGGCCTCACCAACGCCGTGATCGAGTATCCGGAGGCGGACCACCCGGTCCACGCGGCGGCCTGCGACGGCAAGCGTGCGCTCCACGCCCGCCTCGCCGAGGTGGCCGGCACCCTCGGCGCCCGGGCACCCGACACCCTTGCCGACGCCTTGCTGCTGCTGATCGAGGGCGCCTTCGCCTGCGGGCAGATCTTCGGGGCCGAGGGGCCGAACCGCTCGCTCCGGCAAGCCGCCGAGGCCCTGATCGCGGCGAGCCGGGCGCAACCAGCATCCCGCACCGCACGATAG
- a CDS encoding dicarboxylate/amino acid:cation symporter, with product MQHATPSATAPGSSQPWYRVLYIQVLIAIALGVLLGYVAPDTAKSMKWLGDAFIALIKMMIAPIIFCTIVHGIASIGDLKKVGRVGLKALIYFEVVSSLALLVGVIVGEIVQPGAGFGANPAQLDAKAVAGYVSKAQADSTVAHIMAIIPKSYFDAFAGGDLLQILLIAVLTGVVITGLGERGKPAIHAIEAAGEIFFRIIGMIVKLAPLGAFGAMAYTIGQYGIGKLGNLAGLVATFYLTSLLFVLVVLGLIARFSGFSILKFLAYIKDELLIVLGTSSSETVLPHMMQKMKRLGASDSVVGLVIPTGYSFNLDGTNIYMTLATLFLAQAVGADLSFGQYATIIGVAMLTSKGASGVTGAGFITLAATLGAIPGNPVPVAAMALILGIDKFMSECRALTNLVGNGVACVVVSRWEGELDPVKLREVMANPLAIGTEIADEKPVPVAP from the coding sequence ATGCAGCACGCCACGCCGTCCGCGACGGCCCCGGGCTCGTCGCAGCCTTGGTACAGGGTCCTCTACATTCAGGTTCTGATCGCCATCGCGCTCGGCGTGCTGCTCGGCTACGTGGCGCCCGACACCGCCAAGTCGATGAAGTGGCTCGGCGACGCCTTCATCGCGCTCATCAAGATGATGATCGCCCCGATCATCTTCTGCACCATCGTGCACGGCATCGCGTCGATCGGCGACCTGAAGAAGGTCGGCCGCGTCGGCCTCAAGGCGCTGATCTATTTCGAGGTGGTGTCCTCGCTCGCCCTGCTCGTGGGCGTGATCGTCGGCGAGATCGTGCAGCCGGGCGCCGGTTTCGGCGCCAATCCGGCGCAGCTCGACGCCAAGGCGGTGGCCGGCTACGTCAGCAAGGCGCAGGCGGATTCGACGGTCGCCCACATCATGGCGATCATTCCGAAAAGCTACTTCGATGCCTTCGCGGGCGGCGACCTGCTCCAGATCCTGCTGATCGCGGTGCTGACCGGCGTGGTCATCACGGGCTTGGGCGAGCGCGGCAAGCCGGCGATCCACGCCATCGAGGCAGCGGGCGAGATCTTCTTCCGCATCATCGGCATGATCGTGAAGCTCGCGCCGCTCGGCGCCTTCGGCGCCATGGCCTACACGATCGGCCAGTACGGCATCGGCAAGCTCGGCAACCTCGCGGGCCTCGTCGCCACCTTCTACCTCACCAGCCTGCTCTTCGTGCTGGTGGTGCTCGGGCTGATCGCGCGCTTCTCCGGCTTCTCGATCCTCAAGTTCCTGGCCTACATCAAGGACGAGCTCCTCATCGTGCTCGGCACCTCGTCGTCCGAGACGGTGCTGCCGCACATGATGCAGAAGATGAAGCGGCTCGGCGCCTCGGATTCGGTCGTCGGCCTCGTCATCCCGACCGGCTACTCGTTCAACCTCGACGGCACCAACATCTACATGACGCTGGCGACCCTGTTCCTGGCCCAGGCCGTGGGGGCGGATCTCAGCTTCGGGCAATACGCCACCATCATCGGGGTCGCGATGCTGACCTCGAAGGGGGCGTCGGGCGTCACCGGCGCCGGCTTCATCACGCTCGCCGCCACCCTCGGGGCGATCCCCGGCAACCCGGTCCCGGTCGCCGCGATGGCGCTGATCCTCGGCATCGACAAGTTCATGTCGGAATGCCGCGCGCTCACCAACCTCGTCGGCAACGGCGTCGCCTGCGTGGTGGTGAGCCGCTGGGAGGGCGAGCTCGACCCGGTCAAGCTGCGCGAGGTGATGGCCAATCCCCTCGCCATCGGCACCGAGATCGCCGACGAGAAGCCGGTCCCGGTCGCGCCCTGA